A stretch of DNA from Acanthochromis polyacanthus isolate Apoly-LR-REF ecotype Palm Island chromosome 21, KAUST_Apoly_ChrSc, whole genome shotgun sequence:
gcagttatgttagcacatgaatacaagtgtaagtttttatggaaaacgtgaaattgtctgagtgagcccaaacttttgaatggtagtgtaattTCTGAAATGGATCCATTGAATTAACATTGTGTTCCTGGTTCAGGTATTCAGCCCATGATAGTCATCGTCTCGACGGACTCTTGTCGCCTCGGAGCTCCTTCTACGACAGAGACAGAATCCCAGACCCAGAGGAGGAGAACCAGGCCCTGCAGCGCTCAGTCCAGACTCTCCAGAACCAGGTCGCTGCTGAGCGGAGCCGCAGGGAGGTGGCCGAGCAGGAGACGGAGCTGACAGCCAGGGAGAACCAGAGTCTGGAGCAGCGCCTGGCCCTGCTGGCGGGCTGCCGGGCCCGACAGAAGGAGCTGGAGGCCGAGGTGGAGCAGCTGAGGGTTCTGTGGCGCGCTGACTGTGCTAACAGGTTAAACATGGACCAGATCCTGACTTGATTCACGGACTTACTGTGTATCAAGTGACTCAGATTCTCATGTCTCTGTTCATCTCTGCCTTCACCAGCATCAGAAGACCAGAGCAGCTCCTGGTGCCGGACACAGTGTTCTTCAGCTCAGAGGAAAGGTCCGGTCCAGAGCAGAGTGAGGCGGAGGAGAAGGTGGAGAAGGTGGAGGATCAGAGCAGGTACAGCCGGCAGAGGTGCAACAGCGACAGCGTGCTGAAGGCGACAAACGCAGATGAAATCCGCCGTGGACACGAGCAGCTGTGCATCAGGCGAGCAGAGGCGGTGAAGCAGAGGGGCGTCTCTCTGCTCAACGAGGTGGACGCACAGTACAGCGCCCTGCAGGTGGTGTATTACAGCAGCGTTTATTCATCATCACGTATTTCAGCgtgtgggtcattccagaactggaggacattttacgtcccacccatcaaatttcaaataatccaaatacaaaatatgaaaacatgcacttgttgtgtaaatgttcttgtcctgagaccaaatctaaaaaaaaaaaaataaaaaaaaaactaggagaaaagaatgtttgaaaatattttacttataataccaaaaaagtctggagttccccataaaatgctgtttttctcttATCCCACACCCTAACAACCAAACTCAATCTCCAatcaaacagttaaaatgaaatttaaatctactttttttattgatgtctcttgtaattgaaggaacatttttttaattaacatgTGTCCCACACCAACCGTGTTGATGACgtgtttattgttttatgtcttgtttgttctttcgtgtctcatttttgtcattttgcttcttgtatgtattgttttgttttgtttttgtaattttctgtcttgtttctgtaattttgtcttgtttctgtcgttttctatcttgcttctgttgttttgtgtctcgtttttgccattttctgtctcgtttctgttgttttgtgtcttgtttttctcattttgtgtcttgtttctgtcttgtttttgtcgtcaaCATCGTCAagcagttttcctaaagaatggtaaagcaaagctatgtcctctcttctatttttcatattttcgtACCAtcgtcagccttgattgaatgtctcactctacctcatattatcaggatcagactcattctttggactgttttccatcagtcagtttgtcctcttggtcagcagtaacagctagctaaatatctagcttctactgctgagaaaaagatcacattagcatggattagcatccctgttactgtgattagagtagggttagcaaacaacacagaaaacatggaataaaaatggtaccattgatgtgtaagctgagccaatcaagcctttgatagtttattacctattattgatgaatatggagcagaaaactgtaaaagagaaggtttatttttcaaacatgttgaagcccaaatgtcctccagttctggactGACCCATTTCTCTTTGTCATTTGGAAGGTTTGCTGCAGAATGTGATCCATTTCAGTGTGAACATCTTTGACCTGTGGTGTAGAGCTTGAAGAGGAATGTTTGTGTTGTCCAGGTGAAATACGACGAGCTGCTGCAGCGGTGCCAGCAGGCGGCAGACGGACTCAGCCATAAAGCCGTCCAGACCTCCAGCAGTCCCTTCGTGAGCAGCAGGACCCGCCGCCGACTGTCGGGCTCGGCGGCTCTGTCTGATCTGACAGCAGTTTTGGAGGACGGCCAGCAGCCCGAATACAAGACTCTCTTCAAGGAGATCTTCACCTGCATCCAAAGGACCCAAGAGGACCTGAGCGAGAACAGACGTCCAGTCAGGGACAGTGAATGCCAGACTTCTGCCACATGATTGTTGTTCATCATCCAGGACTCattagaccaggggtcggcaacctttaacactcaaaga
This window harbors:
- the cdr2a gene encoding cerebellar degeneration-related protein 2 — its product is MLTDIILEEEFGKNGQNWFDQQDLEHDLHLAAELGKTLLDRNHDLEQALQQMYSTNEDQLQEIEYLTKQVELLRQMNDQHAKVYEQLDVAARDLEQGNRRLVQDNRLAQQKIHSLTETIDGLQTHMEDLQVQVEELKTAQAERNKWELAERAQSVSCLKELYDLHQDRYSAHDSHRLDGLLSPRSSFYDRDRIPDPEEENQALQRSVQTLQNQVAAERSRREVAEQETELTARENQSLEQRLALLAGCRARQKELEAEVEQLRVLWRADCANSIRRPEQLLVPDTVFFSSEERSGPEQSEAEEKVEKVEDQSRYSRQRCNSDSVLKATNADEIRRGHEQLCIRRAEAVKQRGVSLLNEVDAQYSALQVKYDELLQRCQQAADGLSHKAVQTSSSPFVSSRTRRRLSGSAALSDLTAVLEDGQQPEYKTLFKEIFTCIQRTQEDLSENRRPVRDSECQTSAT